A genomic segment from Bubalus bubalis isolate 160015118507 breed Murrah chromosome 5, NDDB_SH_1, whole genome shotgun sequence encodes:
- the LOC102404865 gene encoding mas-related G-protein coupled receptor member D, which yields MENTLNSSSSRSSSPGPTPAPPHTVREVLDALVMFTCVGGIVGNGLVVWLLGFQRQRGPLGIYLLHLAVADLLFLLCSATLTVLSASSWGAHMHHLGPQAVRSAGYLAYTVSLSLLTAASAQSCLPGLFPTWYHGRWHRRLSAAVCAVFWLLAVLFIVPAWYFHDEAEHPHSWLGSKAETILYFFTLVSFTPIMALSGMALCIQVQRSSPPWQRPLTRLYVAVLLCVFVFLACALPLGISAFLLYWLDLSQRAKTLFGHFTRFSLSVNSSTKPMIYFLVGSRGRLSLREPLGAVLSRVLREEPEPEEREMPSTDRSDEGKLPKRKA from the coding sequence ATGGAGAACACTCTCaacagcagcagctccaggagTAGCAGTCCAGGCCCCACCCCGGCGCCCCCCCACACGGTACGGGAGGTGCTGGACGCTCTGGTCATGTTCACCTGCGTGGGCGGCATCGTGGGCAATGGCCTGGTGGTCTGGCTGCTGGGCTTCCAGCGGCAGAGGGGCCCGCTGGGCATCTACCTGCTCCACCTGGCCGTGGCtgacctcctcttcctcctctgctcgGCCACGCTGACCGTCCTGAGCGCCAGCTCCTGGGGGGCCCACATGCACCACCTGGGCCCCCAGGCGGTGAGGAGCGCCGGGTACCTGGCCTACACGGTGAGCCTGAGCCTGCTGACGGCCGCCAGTGCCCAGTCCTGCCTCCCCGGCCTCTTCCCCACCTGGTACCACGGCCGCTGGCACCGGCGCCTGTCAGCTGCGGTGTGCGCCGTGTTCTGGCTGCTGGCCGTCCTGTTCATCGTGCCGGCCTGGTACTTCCATGACGAGGCTGAGCATCCCCACTCGTGGCTGGGATCCAAGGCGGAGACCATCTTGTACTTCTTCACCCTGGTCAGCTTCACACCCATCATGGCCCTGTCCGGCATGGCCCTCTGCATCCAGGTGCAGAGGAGCTCGCCCCCGTGGCAGCGGCCGCTCACGCGCCTCTACGTGGCCGTCCTGCTCTGCGTCTTCGTGTTCCTCGCCTGCGCCCTGCCCCTCGGCATCTCTGCGTTCCTGCTCTACTGGCTGGACCTGTCCCAGCGCGCGAAGACTCTCTTCGGCCATTTCACCCGCTTCTCTCTGTCCGTGAACAGCAGCACCAAACCGATGATCTATTTCCTGGTGGGCAGCAGGGGCCGCTTGAGCCTGAGGGAGCCCCTGGGAGCCGTGCTCAGCAGGGTGCTGCGGGAGGAGCCTGAGCCGGAGGAGCGGGAGATGCCCTCCACTGACCGCAGTGACGAG